TGGCCAAGATCACGCTTGCGCCCGTGGCGTATGGACACTTCTTTGTGGAACACAACCGCGGCCACCATGTACGGGTAGCCACGCCGGCAGACCCGGCAAGCGCCCGCTATGGCGAGTCGTTCTGGGAGTTCCTGCCGCGTACGGTGGTGGGCAGCGTCAAATCGGCGTGGGCGTTGGAGAAACGTCGGCTGGAGCAGCAGGGCCACTCGGTCTGGTCCTGGCGTAACGATGTGCTCAACGCCTGGGCGATGACGGTGGTGCTGTGGGGTGTGTGCATCGCGTTTGTCGGGCTCAAGGCGGTGCCGTTCCTGATCATCCAGGCCGTTTACGGGGCGTCGCTGCTGGAGGTGGTGAACTACCTCGAGCACTACGGCCTGTGCCGCCAGCAATTGCCCAGCGGCCGCTACGAACGGTGCACGCCGCAGCATTCGTGGAACAGCAACCACGTGGTCACGAACCTGTTCCTGTATCAACTGCAGCGGCATGCCGATCACCACGCCAACCCGACGCGGTCTTTCCAGGCGTTGCGGCATTTCGAGCATTCGCCGCAATTGCCCGCCGGCTATGCGGCGATGATCCTGATCGCCTATGTGCCGCCGCTGTGGTTCCGGGTGATGAACCCGCGCGTGGTGGCGCACTACAACGGCAACATGTCGCTGGCAAATATCAAGCCGTCGATTCGCGACAAGGTGCTCGCGCAGTATCCAGCGCGCGCCTGACTTGCCGGCCTAGCGCCGCGCCACCAGATACTGCACACCCTGCGCGCCGTACCGCTCGGTGTGCGGTGCATTGGCCGCCAGATGAAACGTGTCGCCGGGCCGGTAGACGCGCTCCGCGCCTTCTGCGCGGATGTGAATTTCGCCGGCCAGGATGAGCGCTTTCGCCTCAAACGGGTGCGTGTGCGTGTCCAGCTCGCCCGGCTCTCGCGTCACCAGAACAAACTCCGTAAAGCCTTCCGCTCTTAGTGCGCTGACGAATGCGTCGCGGTCCATTGGCGTGTCTCCGTGTTGTGATGCGTGCCCCGTTTCACCATAAGCGCAGGGCGCAGAAATAAAAAGACGGCCCGGAGGCCGTCGGAAATTCGGCTGTGGGGAAGCCAAATACAACATTGGCAAGTATCTGACTATCGATATTGGAAATCTAATTGATCTTTGTTATGGCGGCGATAGGGCGCCGTGTGGCGCAGAATGTCGAGGCGCCACCGAGTTCCCGGACCTGCCATGAACGCCATCACGCCTCTCGCCTTGCTTGAACCCGCTCCAGTCAGCCTGCGCTCCAGCGACGGGCTTGGTTGGAACGACTTTGCCGCAACGCTGCTCGGGATCCGCGCCGGCGCGTACCGGGTGCCGGCCATGGCGCAGCACCGGGTCAACGTGCATGTCGGCCCGCCTGTGCGGATGAATTGCGTATGCGATGGCCGCCGCTATTCACGCATCCAGGCACACGGCGATGCGGACGTGATTCCCGCAGGCGTGCCCGGCATGTGGACGGACGATGCCGACTGCCGGATTCTGCGGATCGCCATCAGCGACAGGTTTGTACGCAGCATCGCCGAACAGATTGGCGTGCGAGCCGACATCACGCCGCGTCTGCAATGGCGCGATGCACGCGTGCGTCATCTTGCCGCAGCGTTGGGGGCTGAGCTGCAAGCGGAGGACACCTCCGACGCGTTATATGCAGAGGGTCTGTGCACGGCGTTGGTCGTTCGTCTGCTCAGCAGCAGTCGGGATGGTGCCGCCGGGGTGGCCGACCGCGCCGGCACGTTGGCGCCTCGCGTGGCTACGCGCGTGATCGACTACATCGAAGCCCATCTGCATGCGCGCCTGACGCTGGCTGAACTGGCCGCGCAGGCCGGCTTAAGCGTGCCCCATTTCAATGTGCTGTTTCGTGCAACGCTGGGCGTGCCGGCGCATCGCTACGTCGTGCAGCGCCGGGTGGCGCGCGCAAAAGCGTTGCTGTTGGAAGGCCGTCGCAGTGCGTCGCAGATTGCGCTAGACGTGGGCTTTGCGCACCAGAGCCATATGACGCAGTGGATGCAGCGGTTGCTCGGCGTCACGCCCCGTGACGTCATCCGCGCCGGCAAGGCATTGGCCGCGACCGCGGATACGCCGGCTGGTTAGTCAATCCACCGGATCTGCCAAATTCCTCTGTTCCTGCAAGTTTGGTTTGCGGGCCCGCTCTAAGCTCGTGCCTCCCACTTGAGAGGAGCACGAACATGTTTGTCATCTTTGGGGCATCGGGCAAAGTCGGACACGCGACCGCCGTAGCGCTGCGCAATGCGGGGCGGCCTGTGCGGGCGGTCGTGCGCAGTGCGCGGCAAGGCGAAGCGCTGGCCAAGATCGGCTGCGAGATTGCAATCGCCGATCTGACCGATCCGGCCTCCGTTGCTTCCGCCATCAAGGGCGCGACGGCTGTGCAGATGTTGTGTCCAGTGCCGGTGGGCGACATCGATCCGGCCTCGACCATGGAACGCATGATCGACGTGGCCGCCCATGCGCTGCGTGCCGACCCGCCGCCCGCGGTGCTGGCCCTGTCGGATTACGGCGCTGAGCTGGAGCGGGGTACCGGTCTGACGCGGCTGTTTCATCTGCTC
Above is a genomic segment from Ralstonia pickettii containing:
- a CDS encoding alkane 1-monooxygenase, with the protein product MATPGMVASVEWTDGKRYLWMLGALTITLPIVAAVSALATGWHPLWWAGPFIVFTIIPLLDFLIGDDPDNPPEDVVPTLEKQRYYRRIVYLATTVLYVSFAVSMWVLRTNDLVWYDYIAFAFSVGVVTGISINTAHELGHKTDGFERWLAKITLAPVAYGHFFVEHNRGHHVRVATPADPASARYGESFWEFLPRTVVGSVKSAWALEKRRLEQQGHSVWSWRNDVLNAWAMTVVLWGVCIAFVGLKAVPFLIIQAVYGASLLEVVNYLEHYGLCRQQLPSGRYERCTPQHSWNSNHVVTNLFLYQLQRHADHHANPTRSFQALRHFEHSPQLPAGYAAMILIAYVPPLWFRVMNPRVVAHYNGNMSLANIKPSIRDKVLAQYPARA
- a CDS encoding cupin domain-containing protein codes for the protein MDRDAFVSALRAEGFTEFVLVTREPGELDTHTHPFEAKALILAGEIHIRAEGAERVYRPGDTFHLAANAPHTERYGAQGVQYLVARR
- a CDS encoding helix-turn-helix domain-containing protein; amino-acid sequence: MNAITPLALLEPAPVSLRSSDGLGWNDFAATLLGIRAGAYRVPAMAQHRVNVHVGPPVRMNCVCDGRRYSRIQAHGDADVIPAGVPGMWTDDADCRILRIAISDRFVRSIAEQIGVRADITPRLQWRDARVRHLAAALGAELQAEDTSDALYAEGLCTALVVRLLSSSRDGAAGVADRAGTLAPRVATRVIDYIEAHLHARLTLAELAAQAGLSVPHFNVLFRATLGVPAHRYVVQRRVARAKALLLEGRRSASQIALDVGFAHQSHMTQWMQRLLGVTPRDVIRAGKALAATADTPAG